One region of Solanum pennellii chromosome 6, SPENNV200 genomic DNA includes:
- the LOC107022775 gene encoding LOW QUALITY PROTEIN: factor of DNA methylation 4-like (The sequence of the model RefSeq protein was modified relative to this genomic sequence to represent the inferred CDS: inserted 1 base in 1 codon): MLGLHVVKTTTLGLPLXTYLRKHGDLKSVSGIQEENKRKDSRLLWTLTNELEMKNKECEEMEKKISRAEVFMDNVMSQKEEMVKNYNEEMEMMRHKAFHQLDDVIREHEKSKMQLEAQKQQLMQQELELRKREALNESEKRKLQLQKEMNERAILEQRNADEKMLQLAEDHKRVKEELHKRIIELEVNLDQKQALQLQIERLRGSMEVMRLMNEEGDVEAKKKLQSIQEEIKESEEELDSLETLNQALIIKERLTNDEVQEARKELIHGLRESRAFIGVKRMGELDGKPFHAAAKRKFNPKEAAEKAVEICSLWEDYLRDPNWHPYKIIQKGHIAEEIIDDDDEKLKELKAEYGDEVYQSVVTALNELNEHNPSGRYPVPALWHYKEKRIVSLNEGVEHIMKQWKAHKKKIR, encoded by the exons ATGCTTGGATTGCACGTGGTGAAGACTACAACGCTGGGTCTTCCGT GTACTTATCTCCGTAAACATGGAGATCTTAAGTCAGTTTCTGGAATACAGGAAGAGAATAAGAGGAAAGATTCAAGGCTACTATGGACCTTGACCAACGAGTTAGAGATGAAGAACAAGGAGTGTGAAGAGATGGAGAAGAAAATAAGCAGAGcagaagtttttatggataaTGTGATGAGTCAAAAGGAGGAGATGGTCAAAAACTACAATGAAG AGATGGAGATGATGCGGCATAAAGCGTTCCATCAGCTCGATGATGTTATACGTGAGCATGAGAAAAGCAAAATGCAACTTGAagctcaaaaacaacaattgaTGCAACAAGAACTGGAATTGAGAAAACGTGAAGCACTGAATGAGAGTGAGAAGAGAAAGCTTCAGCTCCAGAAAGAGATG AATGAAAGGGCAATATTGGAGCAGAGAAATGCAGATGAGAAAATGCTGCAATTGGCTGAAGATCATAAG AGAGTAAAGGAAGAACTTcataaaagaataattgaaCTGGAAGTAAACCTTGATCAGAAGCAAGCACTACAGTTGCAGATTGAGCGCTTGAGAGGTTCAATGGAAGTGATGCGACTCATGAATGAGGAAGGCGACGTCGAAGCTAAGAAGAAACTGCAGTCAATTCAAGAAGAAATCAAGGAGAGTGAAGAAGAACTTGATAGCTTGGAAACACTGAATCAAGCTCTAATTATAAAGGAAAGACTTACAAATGATGAGGTGCAGGAAGCCCGTAAAGAATTAATCCAT GGTTTAAGGGAGAGCCGTGCTTTTATCGGTGTCAAGAGAATGGGGGAACTTGATGGGAAGCCATTCCATGCTGCTgccaaaagaaaatttaatccTAAAGAAGCAGCAGAGAAAGCAGTGGAGATATGTTCGTTGTGGGAGGATTACCTGAGGGATCCAAACTGGCATCCTTATAAGATTATCCAAAAGGGTCATATTGCTGAG GAAataattgatgatgatgatgagaaaTTGAAGGAACTAAAGGCCGAATATGGTGATGAAGTTTATCAATCTGTTGTAACTGCGTTAAACGAGTTGAATGAGCATAACCCCAGTGGCAGGTACCCAGTACCTGCGTTGTGGCATTACAAGGAAAAAAGAATTGTGTCATTGAACGAAGGAGTTGAACACATAATGAAGCAGTGGAAGGCccataagaagaaaataagataa